One segment of Plasmodium vivax chromosome 14, whole genome shotgun sequence DNA contains the following:
- a CDS encoding hypothetical protein, conserved (encoded by transcript PVX_123655A), whose translation MKHANVCTRMHFYTPVCTSIHMCGVFLVSPRSHNMENLQDIYYVYKENSDICDLIIRRYNENIYLSIFNNMLIIINPHEHVQAFYKLVFKTKNKNNYIFSSFINYTLQKKLGKGESEFESQENSDDSSDGNYGEDDKNVFRYLGQKKMYLGRGNIFDFDKFKKKRKKNLTELKKELYIKSNDEMAQVHKDILGTFRIDFNELFNIRTDPRSASIDGYGSDSLGGSVRGSVGYSLGGSAGGTFSGTVGGSASGTANDIENDYVSGDGNGSLGGPTSDGLDQGSATASNSRQSGVHSRSAYQPSSVSKRSINSSSYNNLGDSKDPQLSTSNHGNKLIFICGEKNSNQNVVSTYVFKHIIKKGKNKELYHAYKNVMNVLNLFFNYKCYNFVIHLSSRNKLLYFNVLPCFLSDHSNVTNICTKMGSFLERLNWADGQGKQGVAKSTHTRARGDHHKMDHSQCSSDGGGEKGTPSKYDHRKKKKKKKKKNAQRGEPHASSSNDSDSTDAERTKHHEQRRSKGRGNQNEIFNIPYIFFFLLGSTLLDSSNKYYKHLKLHTLDIKKIYKNYVDAPVDIEIKEPDINRTFDYFLELGFTQGEILSIIKLNFALIFINIYITIRTCLHKNEEETLNFLQLQLINVQDYKKLVKSNTMKREGGKSSSSDYSNESFPNFINFQNEKYLSSDFSSFTDEEESISCIRQVLQNGRAEEKETKVRSFKNRKMCTPLHRNIDMHSSNSSHLRMGRDDSAATSGGEKTDESNRHENHMYTSITRRSGERKKKSNYFIVFAGHIMEEYIAFLLGVDLKGMIKMLNNPIRLKNLCSTIFFRLKVRIIKQINEYLRTYFLNGTVAHSLYVYSNTGLTANISEERKSESGQKKYNNLTQLINNIYNEILHQYYLKMSMFNMDSYLVHTINALNESREENDDYDSAIGSTVEKYKRFSDHLCRGSIISFYISQFGKNTILHLLEKYTYKFLRTLENCQEVKGISPSVVIKAEYYKMVYLFCVEVSRVVRRLTEGVHSRRICDQGDSGNSSDSLGCRARRDRGDHPVGTTHYRKDGRRKRETKLADEEYAEKMLLRLMGEIAKGDKKEGHAGGGNLAGRRRRKKKFSIVHYNDETVTYRCNNMILDNAKDLCALNDTIQIIEKSEMKFLRKLFFENSFPLKNFKSNFLYDEICFFSSVIKNTYEKFFVLLLNERERKRQDTFLVPKYMTKYVRSTGRGFGAYSVGRTSRSSSSSGSHRSNMFRGDIFFPSSANRAFFGGRGRSSRNFFLNSATISGEEITDFSELKKKINKEHVKSVIDMLNLKRIFNYQLKYLYHSLTCLDFIKKYLLFCIHVSRDGDLIKLVNYYELRCKKRGEHSCVRGVGRAEQGEKHAGVEAHTNVGETVRDAANEDGSVKESANGDVAPSSVGNAATNPRGNVAPNANGNDASNPSGNDAHSASENAAPSSRESIEGNVAGGGVVTEQENNPQSHAPNKKETPKNAENFNYLNCLNVQEKKDLCKIILYNFNISKNTFYFRDFIFLSKYVYFILENLRAKYVKSIVPYVRKIENCYLSYKNRKIKFFLRDKIVTIQNYMRRFLFLERVKTMERRKNLFVSFIIFYSYIVKNKDFDETKETLELCKENFMKNEKKLIRHAASVYIQSWYRKIMQQRKYRELKRELFQKKAIENINSAIRTYLVQVKIVKHLNEIIIPNKSALLIQSYFRRYMCLTNFQKKLFLKICFLSIKRKYVSYSNVLIKVNYHYLLKNIYSRNIIQSQFKIPEAVIKIQSNYKAYVVRKQFTMLMGAIYFTQAYIHTCVERIRYIKMKKSIILIQRWWKNFYKLKTLFSQVQFNIYGSEYDKNKYYFLQKNNFPFYKYYILKEKKALKLLTYHILLKQWYFFYFKKFQKKNHQFNIVFNLKMYKNVSYHYTLPWAYKINSILKIIHMEQLFQKCTNNSQNTIFNIPVFGSIQIFVGGSHTILLISQSVISEPVGDAQDGFTTTMRKSNTYGDRKNYYAKFVYSLGSNDYGQLGYYNLFEKNFIYHTSGMGSGTVNHLATNSKVDHLANAGVSGREEPIQPNGKRSERKAYPRGRSQDMTNFSDHSGGRCSSTWDTTKRESTSSSVGPPPEENRTVASQLRRNSRPPQSRKGSTSPHRSGNGSASPPQSEKENASPPQKEKKRESNPAEYSLCSKYKKNIQHLIFEHKRKFTIDKKLFSNTHGGECMQDIVDYQIIDKKNAKGENEKIVEFTKVVSETNKIANISCGSEHTLALSENGNVYSWGSNLFGQCGQKYERSIVRYPKIIKHFLKNKIKIKNINCASYHSGYICRKGDLYMSGNFFFINLKYFCENVYEPVFLISGCHSILCNDSYNVCLRSDKTSLYIWGNNYKCILGLNKKKLRNLDEISIYPLTSLSPNISVIKIACSDNFVCLIAKPGYTKHSLYMWGQFGLIEKKEESSSPVVPHTSNVFNKFRIKPNMNNLRSPDPESANSGGDATVARGKIIFIANPSPVHDPLWDAVEAIDVCCDLDEILVLMNNLCLYGFSAVEIVSSDDKKAKKKETNLSYSYYGRREMEQKKEKQNIYEEPEIYDHIKLLNPSLYMFKYFKPSYFNIKKITCSYSRNSLSIMNATMGEYEVPTVVKKMDFVTPSGDVMQFPEKIREAILANAKRESNKWIKSTDDPYINVKKKRNNKKMHNFCVRIIYAKRVHKNFANVRRVC comes from the exons ATGAAGCATGCAAATGTATGCACACGTATGCACTTCTATACACCTGTATGCACTtctatacacatgtgtggaGTGTTCCTCGTTTCCCCCCGCAGCCACAACATGGAGAACCTGCAAGACATTTACTACGTGTACAAGGAAAATTCAGATATCTGCGACTTGATCATCAGAAGGTACaacgaaaatatttatttgagCATCTTTAACAACATGCTGATCATCATCAACCCACATGAACACGTGCAGGCGTTTTACAAACTGGTGTTCAAAacgaagaacaaaaataattatatatttagttCGTTCATTAATTACACGTTACAGAAGAAGCTGGGGAAAGGAGAGTCCGAATTTGAGTCGCAGGAAAATTCGGATGATTCTTCTGATGGCAATTACGGGGAAgatgacaaaaatgtgttcCGCTActtggggcaaaaaaaaatgtatctGGGCAGAGGGAACATCTTcgattttgataaatttaagaagaagaggaaaaagaactTAACGGAattgaaaaaggaattatataTCAAAAGCAACGATGAAATGGCGCAAGTGCACAAAGATATTTTGGGCACTTTTAGAATAGATTTTAACGAGCTGTTCAACATTAGGACCGACCCGCGGAGCGCTTCTATCGACGGTTATGGCAGTGACTCCCTCGGAGGTTCTGTGCGCGGTTCGGTTGGCTACTCGCTCGGGGGCTCTGCCGGGGGCACGTTCAGCGGCACGGTTGGGGGGAGTGCAAGCGGCACCGCAAATGACATAGAAAATGATTATGTTAGCGGTGATGGTAACGGCTCCCTTGGGGGACCCACGAGCGACGGGCTCGACCAGGGCAGCGCCACCGCTTCCAACTCGCGACAAAGCGGCGTACACAGTAGGAGCGCCTACCAGCCAAGCAGCGTGTCCAAGAGGTCCATCAACTCCAGCAGTTATAACAACCTGGGTGATTCCAAAGATCCGCAGCTTAGTACATCAAATCATGGGAATAAATTAATCTTCATatgtggagaaaaaaacagcaacCAGAACGTAGTAAGTACTTATGTATTCAAGCATATAataaagaaggggaaaaacaaagaacTGTATCACGCGTACAAAAACGTTATGAATGTGCtcaacttattttttaattacaaatgCTACAACTTTGTTATTCACCTCAGCAGCAGGAACAAACTGCTCTACTTCAATGTCCTTCCGTGCTTTTTAAGTGACCACAGCAATGTGACAAATATTTGCACCAAAATGGGCAGCTTCTTGGAGCGCCTGAATTGGGCAGATGGGCAGGGCAAACAGGGTGTCGCTAAGAGTACCCACACGCGTGCTCGGGGAGATCATCACAAAATGGATCACTCCCAATGTAGCAGCgacgggggaggggaaaaagggactcCCAGCAAATATGATcacaggaagaagaaaaaaaaaaaaaaaaaaaaaaatgcccaaAGAGGAGAACCACATGCAAGTTCGAGCAACGACTCCGATAGCACCGATGCAGAGCGCACAAAGCACCACGAACAGCGACGCTCAAAGGGGAGAGGAAACCAAaacgaaatttttaatatacccTACAtattctttttcctcctcggaAGCACCCTGCTGGATAGCTCAAACAAATACTACAAGCACTTAAAATTGCACACActtgatataaaaaaaatttacaagaaTTATGTAGACGCCCCTGTCGACATAGAAATAAAGGAACCCGACATAAACAGGACGTTTGATTATTTCCTAGAGCTAGGATTCACACAAGGGGAAATTCTCTCAATCATTAAGTTAAACTTTgcactcatttttattaatatatatatcaccATAAGGACATgtttgcacaaaaatgaggaggaaacgCTGAACTTCCTACAACTGCAGCTGATTAATGTACAGGATTATAAAAAGTTAGTAAAGTCAAACACCATGAAgagagaggggggaaaatcctCATCCTCAGATTATTCAAATGAGagttttccaaattttataaattttcaaaatgagaAGTACCTGAGCAGCGATTTTAGCTCCTTTacggatgaagaagaaagcaTAAGCTGCATTAGGCAGGTTCTACAGAATGGGCGCgctgaagaaaaggagaccAAAGTGCGCAGCTTCAAAAATAGGAAGATGTGCACGCCGCTGCATAGGAACATTGACATGCATTCCAGCAATAGCAGCCATCTGCGAATGGGCAGGGACGACAGTGCGGCAACgagtgggggggaaaaaaccgATGAGTCGAATAGGCACGAAAATCACATGTACACAAGTATAACCAGAAGAAGTGgagagagaaagaaaaaatccaATTATTTCATAGTATTCGCAGGACACATCATGGAGGAATACATTGCTTTCTTACTAGGTGTCGATTTAAAGGGGATGatcaaaatgttaaataacCCCATAAGGCTCAAAAATTTATGTTCCACTATCTTTTTCAGATTAAAAGttagaataataaaacaaattaatgaGTACCTTAGAACTTACTTCCTGAATGGTACCGTTGCTCACTCCTTGTATGTGTATAGCAATACGGGCCTGACCGCAAACATCtcggaagaaagaaaaagtgagagtggccaaaaaaaatacaacaacTTAACCCAACTTATTAACAACATATATAACGAAATACTGCACCAGTATTATTTGAAAATGTCAATGTTTAATATGGATAGCTACCTCGTGCATACAATAAATGCGTTAAACGAGTCgagggaagaaaatgatgacTACGACTCTGCCATAGGAAGTACAGTGGAAAAGTACAAACGATTCAGTGATCACCTCTGTAGAGGTAGTATAATCagtttttacatttcccaatttggaaaaaataccaTCCTACATTTGctagaaaaatatacatataaatttttacgcaCCCTGGAAAATTGCCAAGAGGTAAAGGGCATAAGCCCATCCGTCGTCATAAAAGCAGAGTATTACAAAATGGTGTACCTATTTTGTGTAGAAGTTTCACGTGTAGTCAGGCGCCTTACTGAGGGGGTGCACTCCAGAAGGATTTGCGATCAGGGAGATAGCGGCAATAGTAGTGATAGCCTCGGATGTAGGGCCAGGCGCGATCGCGGTGATCACCCCGTGGGAACCACCCATTATAGGAAGGATGGACGGAGGAAgagagaaacaaaattggCTGATGAGGAGTATGCGGAAAAAATGCTGCTAAGGCTGATGGGAGAGATCGCCAAAGGTGATAAGAAGGAGGGGCATGCGGGTGGAGGCAATCTGgcaggaaggagaaggagaaaaaaaaaattctccatAGTGCACTACAACGACGAAACGGTTACGTACCGATGCAACAACATGATTTTGGATAATGCCAAAGATCTGTGTGCACTTAATGACACTATACAAATCATAGAAAAGAGtgaaatgaaatttttaagaaaattattttttgaaaattcgTTCCCGCTAAAGAACTTTAAGAGCAACTTTTTATACGACGaaatttgcttcttctccagtgttataaaaaatacgtacGAGAAATTCTTCGTGCTTCTTCTAAATGAGAGGGAGAGGAAAAGGCAAGATACATTCCTAGTGCCCAAGTACATGACCAAATATGTCAGAAGCACTGGCAGAGGGTTTGGTGCCTATTCTGTTGGGAGAACATCtcgcagcagcagcagcagtggTAGCCACCGAAGTAACATGTTCAGGGgggatatatttttcccctcatctGCAAATAGGGCATTTTTTGGCGGCAGGGGAAGGTCAAGCAGAAATTTCTTTCTCAATTCTGCTACAATATCAGGGGAAGAAATCACCGATTTTTCtgaactgaaaaaaaaaataaacaaggAACATGTCAAATCTGTTATAGACATGCTAAATTTGAAACGAATTTTTAACTACCAGTTGAAGTATTTGTACCATAGCTTAACCTGCCTAGACTTTATCAAGAAGTATTTACTATTCTGCATCCACGTCAGCAGGGATGGGGACTTGATTAAGCTCGTCAATTATTACGAGCTCAGGTGCAAGAAGAGGGGCGAGCACAGCTGTGTAAGAGGTGTGGGGAGGGCTgaacagggggaaaaacatgCAGGTGTGGAAGCTCATACGAACGTGGGTGAGACCGTTCGGGATGCTGCAAATGAAGATGGAAGTGTTAAAGAAAGTGCTAATGGGGATGTAGCCCCCAGCTCAGTTGGCAATGCTGCTACTAATCCAAGGGGGAACGTCGCTCCCAATGCAAATGGAAACGACGCTTCCAACCCAAGTGGGAATGACGCCCACAGCGCTAGTGAAAACGCCGCGCCCAGTTCAAGAGAAAGCATTGAGGGGAACGTGGCCGGAGGAGGGGTGGTAACCGAGCAGGAGAATAACCCACAAAGCCATGCACCCAACAAGAAAGAAACCCCAAAGAACGCAGAAAATTTCAACTACCTAAACTGCCTGAACGttcaggagaaaaaagatctgtgcaaaataattttgtacaattttaacatatcAAAAAATACGTTTTATTTCCGGGATTTTATATTCCTAAgcaaatatgtttatttcattttagaaaatttgAGAGCCAAGTACGTAAAATCGATAGTGCCTTACGTCCGCAAAATTGAGAATTGCTACTTGTCGtacaaaaataggaaaataaaattcttcCTTAGAGACAAAATTGTTACCATTCAAAACTACATGAGGAGGTTCCTCTTTCTCGAAAGGGTGAAAACAATggagagaaggaaaaacctATTCGTATCGtttatcatattttacagttacattgtaaaaaataaagactTTGACGAAACGAAGGAGACGCTGGAGTTGTGCAAAGAGAATTTCAtgaagaatgaaaagaagCTAATTCGACATGCAGCCAGTGTATACATACAATCTTGgtatagaaaaataatgcagcaaagaaaatatagagaattaaaaagggaactctttcaaaaaaaggccatagaaaatattaacaGCGCTATTAGAACTTACctcgttcaggtaaaaattgtaaaacatTTGAACGAAATAATTATCCCTAACAAATCTGCCCTTTTAATTCAATCCTACTTTAGAAGATACATGTGTCTTACAAATTTCCAGaaaaaactatttttaaaaatttgcttctTATCTATTAAGAGAAAGTACGTATCCTACTCGAATGTCCTCATTAAGGTCAATTACCATTacttgttaaaaaatatatacagcAGAAATATCATTCAGAGTCAGTTTAAAATTCCCGAAGCGGTGATTAAAATTCAAAGCAACTACAAGGCGTATGTGGTGAGGAAGCAGTTCACCATGCTGATGGGAGCCATATACTTCACACAggcgtacatacatacatgcgtagAAAGGATTAGATAtatcaaaatgaagaaaagcaTAATTCTAATTCAAAGGTGgtggaaaaatttttataaattaaaaacactCTTCTCACAAGTGCAGTTTAACATATACGGTAGTGAGTATGACAAGAACAAGTATTACTttttacagaaaaataatttcccattttacaaatattatatcttgaaggagaaaaaagctCTAAAGCTTCTAACCTATCACATTTTACTAAAACagtggtattttttttactttaagaaattccaaaagaaaaatcatcaatttaatattgtgtttaatttaaaaatgtataaaaatgtcTCCTATCATTATACCCTCCCGTgggcatataaaattaacagcattttaaaaattattcacatgGAACAATTGTTTCAGAAATGCACTAACAATAGCCAGAataccatttttaacattccCGTTTTTGGGTCCATTCAAATTTTCGTTGGGGGATCCCACACCATTCTGCTAATCAGCCAAAGTGTTATCAGCGAGCCTGTCGGTGATGCCCAAGACGGGTTCACCACCACCATGCGGAAGAGCAACACCTATGGGGACCGGAAGAACTACTACGCCAAGTTTGTGTACAGCTTGGGTTCTAACGATTATGGGCAGCTCGGCTATTACAACCTGTTTGAGAAGAATTTTATCTACCACACGAGCGGCATGGGGAGCGGCACAGTTAACCACCTAGCAACGAACAGCAAAGTGGATCACCTAGCAAACGCGGGGGTGAGCGGTCGGGAGGAGCCGATTCAGCCAAACGGTAAACGCAGCGAAAGGAAAGCCTACCCCCGGGGAAGGAGCCAGGACATGACGAACTTCTCAGATCATAGCGGAGGAAGATGTAGCTCAACGTGGGATAccaccaaaagggaaagcaccTCCAGCAGTGTGGGACCCCCTCCAGAAGAAAACAGAACCGTCGCTTCGCAGCTGAGAAGAAATTCGAGACCTCCCCAAAGCCGAAAAGGAAGCACTTCACCTCACCGAAGCGGAAATGGaagcgcttcccccccccaaagcgaaaaagaaaacgcttcgcccccccaaaaggagaaaaaaagagagagcaACCCCGCAGAGTACAGCCTATGCAGCAAGTATAAGAAAAACATCCAACATTTAATTTTCGAGCACAAACGTAAATTCACAATTGACAAGAAGCTTTTTTCGAAtacccatgggggggagtGCATGCAGGACATTGTAGATTACCAAataatagataaaaaaaatgcaaagggggaaaatgaaaaaatcgtGGAATTCACCAAAGTGGTAAGtgaaacaaataaaattgcaaacattAGTTGTGGGTCTGAACATACATTAGCTTTATCAGAAAATGGAAATGTATATTCTTGGGGGAGTAACCTATTTGGGCAGTGCGggcaaaaatatgaaaggaGTATAGTAAGATATcctaaaataataaaacattttttaaaaaacaaaattaagatTAAGAATATTAACTGTGCATCCTATCATAGTGGGTACATCTGTAGAAAGGGTGATCTCTACATGAGTggcaatttctttttcataaacttgaaatatttttgcgaGAATGTGTACGAACCTGTGTTTTTAATATCTGGGTGCCACTCAATTCTATGTAATGACAGCTACAATGTGTGCCTAAGGAGCGATAAAACCTCTCTGTACATTTGGGGTAATAATTACAAGTGCATCTTAGGGTTAAATAAGAAGAAGTTAAGAAACCTCGATGAAATATCTATCTACCCCTTGACTTCCCTTTCGCCAAACATTAGCGTAATCAAAATTGCATGCTCCGACAATTTTGTCTGTTTGATTGCGAAGCCTGGGTATACTAAACATTCACTGTACATGTGGGGACAATTTGGGCttatcgaaaaaaaagaagaaagctCCTCCCCTGTAGTCCCTCACACGAGTAAcgtttttaacaaatttaggATTAAACCTAACATGAACAATTTGAGGAGCCCCGATCCGGAGAGCGCAAATAGCGGTGGTGACGCCACCGTCGCACGGGgcaaaataatattcattGCGAACCCCTCCCCCGTTCACGACCCCCTGTGGGACGCTGTGGAAGCGATTGATGTGTGCTGCGACTTGGACGAAATTCTG GTCCTGATGAACAACCTCTGCTTGTACGGATTCAGCGCAGTCGAAATAGTCAGTAGCGATGATAAgaaagcgaaaaagaaggaaacgAATTTATCCTACTCCTACTACGGAAGAAGAGAGATggagcagaaaaaggaaaaacaaaacatcTACGAGGAACCAGAAATTTACGATCATATAAAACTTTTAAACCCATCCCTCTACATGTTTAAGTATTTCAAACCGTCCTactttaacataaaaaaaattacctgcAGTTACAGTAGGAACAGCTTATCAATTATGAATGCAACAATGGGCGAGTACGAAGTTCCCACGGTTGTCAAAAAGATGGATTTCGTCACCCCCTCGG GTGATGTTATGCAATTCCCGGAAAAAATACGAGAGGCCATATTAGCCAACGCGAAAAGGGAGTCCAACAAATGGATTAAGTCAACGGATGATCCCTAcataaacgtaaaaaaaaaaagaaataataaaaaaatgcataactTTTGTGTCCGTATCATCTACGCAAAGCGCgtgcataaaaattttgcaaatgtgcGACGGGTTTGTTAA